The following coding sequences lie in one Oncorhynchus nerka isolate Pitt River linkage group LG14, Oner_Uvic_2.0, whole genome shotgun sequence genomic window:
- the LOC115141678 gene encoding huntingtin-interacting protein 1-like isoform X3 encodes MDLSKMAVSINKAINTQEVAVKEKHARTCILGTHHEKGAHTFWAAVNRLPLSSNAVLCWKFCHVFHKLLRDGHPNVIKDSMRNKADLSDMSRMWGHLSEGYGKLCSIYLKLLITKMEFHIKNPRFPGNLQMSNRQLDEAGENDVNNFFQLTVEMFDYLECELNLFLGVFSSLDMSRSVSVTAAGQCRLAPLIQVILDSSHLYDYTVKLLFKLHSCLPADTLQGHRDRFQEQFKKLKSLFYRSSNLQYFKRLIQIPQLPENPPNFLRASALSEHISPVVVIPAESSSPETEHMVDLVTEDLVDTDIPVQPATVVEPRFDDLFGTSAATDPFNFNNQNGMRKDDKDRLIEQLTREIQALREELESFRLESGRLCQALRGRVNELEAELAEQSHLRMQALGESEFLRAELDDLRRVKEDTEKEQRSLTEIERKAVANEQRYVKLKEKYTELVQSHADLLRKNAEVTRQMTVARAAQDEVDSVRREMQEKVKAAQEAAERQEQEQVEQLQELQRELISSRVELDTLKSIMASSQQSSEELSSQLSTVESEKVELAGSLLKKEEELAGLGEELEHVQSSLASERESGVKTAEALQNQLNEKESREQALERQLVAARWSTLQGAVEEAERIVQDSLAQLDDPAHISCTSSADYLASRCQASLDCMDRLHSARDGYLADNTGVSELVRAVTHLAHLVGDTIVQGSATSHMVPVEQADALSDSVKACGAEALALLGQMKEQESLATADSATLRAALDGILATAEKLRPRGLELQQGELGDLVEQEMAATSAAVESAAARIEDMLNKSRAVDTGVKMEVNERILASCTDLMQAIKELVLSSKDLQRDIVDSGRGAASMKEFYVKNSRWTEGLISASKAVGWGATVMVDAADLVVQGKGKYEELMVCSHEIAASTAQLVAASKVKADKDNANLGRLKLASKGVTQATAGVVASTKSGKSQIEEKDTMDFSSMTLTQIKRQEMDSQVSVLELETKLQKERERLGELRKKHYELAGVAEGWGEEGEGTG; translated from the exons GGTCACCTGAGTGAAGGATATGGGAAGTTGTGCAGCATCTACCTCAAACTGCTTATCACCAAGATGGAGTTCCACATCAAA aatcCCCGTTTCCCCGGCAACCTTCAGATGTCAAACAGGCAGCTTGACGAGGCGGGAGAGAACGACGTCAACAACTT CTTCCAGTTGACAGTAGAGATGTTCGACTACCTGGAGTGTGAGCTCAACCTATTCCTCGGTG TGTTCAGCTCCCTGGACATGTCGCGGTCTGTGTCGGTGACGGCGGCGGGCCAGTGTCGCCTGGCTCCCCTGATCCAGGTCATCCTGGACAGCAGCCACTTGTACGACTACACCGTCAAGCTGCTCTTCAAGCTGCACTCCT gccttcctgctgacacactccagggCCACAGAGACCGCTTCCAGGAGCAGTTCAAGAA GCTGAAGAGTCTGTTCTACCGCTCCAGTAACCTGCAGTACTTCAAGAGGCTCATTCAGATCCCACAGTTACCTGAG AACCCACCTAACTTCCTGCGGGCGTCGGCGTTGTCGGAGCACATCAGTCCGGTGGTAGTCATCCCGGCTGAGTCGTCCTCCCCCGAGACGGAACACATGGTGGACCTGGTGACAGAGGACCTGGTGGATACCGACATCCCCGTCCAGCCG GCTACTGTGGTAGAGCCCAGGTTCGACGACCTCTTTGGCACGTCCGCCGCCACGGACCCCTTCAATTTCAACAATCAGAACGGGATGCGCAAGGACGACAA GGACCGCCTGATCGAGCAGCTGACACGGGAGATCCAGGCCCTCAGGGAGGAACTGGAGTCCTTCAGATTGGAG agtggGCGTCTGTGCCAGGCGCTACGCGGGCGTGTCAATGAGCTAGAGGCGGAGCTAGCAGAGCAGAGCCACCTGAGAATGCAGGCGTTGGGAGAGAGCGAGTTCCTGAGGGCGGAGCTTGACGACCTGCGCCGGGTCAAAGAGGACACAGAGAAAGAGCAGCGAAGCCTCACCGAGATCGAGA GGAAAGCGGTGGCCAACGAGCAGCGCTACGTCAAGCTGAAAGAGAAGTACACAGAGCTGGTGCAGAGTCACGCTGACCTGCTGAGGAAG AACGCGGAGGTGACTCGTCAGATGACGGTGGCGCGGGCGGCTCAGGACGAGGTGGACAgcgtgaggagagagatgcaggAGAAGGTCAAGGCTGCCCAGGAGGCCgcggagagacag GAGCAGGAACAGGTGGAGCAGCTGCAGGAGCTGCAGAGGGAGCTGATCTCCAGTAGGGTGGAGCTAGACACCCTGAAAAGCATCATGGCCTCGTCCCAACAG TCGAGTGAGGAGCTCAGTTCGCAGCTCTCGACTGTGGAATCGGAGAAGGTGGAGCTAGCGGGATCCTTgttgaagaaagaggaggagcttGCAGGCCTGGGGGAGGAGCTAGAGCATGTTCAGAGCAGCCTGGCCAGTGAGAGGGAAAGTGGAGTGAAGACTGCCGAGGCCCTACAGAACCAACTCAATGAGAAG GAGAGCAGGGAGCAGGCCCTGGAGAGGCAGCTGGTGGCAGCCCGCTGGTCCACCCTACAGGGGGCtgtggaggaggcagagaggatagTCCAGGACTCACTGGCCCAGCTTGACGACCCAGCACATATCAGCTGCACCAGCTCTGCAG ACTACCTGGCGTCCAGGTGTCAGGCATCTCTGGACTGTATGGACAGACTTCACTCTGCCAGAGACGGCTACCTGGCAGACAACACAG GTGTGTCGGAGCTGGTGCGGGCAGTGACCCATCTTGCACACCTGGTGGGCGACACCATTGTTCAGGGCAGTGCCACCTCTCACATGGTGCCAGTGGAGCAAGCAGACG CgttgtcagacagtgtgaaggcgTGTGGGGCTGAAGCCCTGGCCCTGCTGGGTCAGATGAAGGAGCAGGAAAGCCTGGCTACGGCAGACAGCGCAACGTTGAGGGCAGCGCTGGATGGCATCCTGGCCACCGCAGAG AAACTGCGTCCTCGGGGTCTGGAGCTGCAGCAGGGGGAGCTGGGAGATCTGGTGGAGCAGGAAATGGCTGCCACATCAGCCGCTGTGGAGTCAGCAGCCGCCAGGATAGAG GATATGCTCAACAAGTCGCGTGCAGTCGACACAGGGGTTAagatggaggtcaatgagag GATCCTGGCCTCCTGTACAGACCTGATGCAGGCCATCAAAGAGCTCGTTCTGTCTTCCAAAGATCTGCAAAGGGACATTGTGGATAGTGGCAGG GGGGCAGCATCCATGAAGGAGTTCTATGTCAAGAACTCTCGCTGGACTGAAGGCCTGATCTCAGCCTCCAAAGCCGTGGGCTGGGGTGCCACGGTAATGGT AGATGCAGCAGACCTGGTGGTGCAGGGCAAGGGCAAGTACGAGGAGCTGATGGTGTGTTCGCATGAGATTGCAGCCAGCACTGCACAACTGGTGGCCGCATCCAAG GTGAAGGCAGACAAAGACAACGCCAACCTGGGCCGCCTGAAGCTGGCATCCAAAGGGGTCACACAGGCCACCGCCGGAGTTGTAGCCTCCACCAAGTCCGGGAAGTCCCAGATCGAGGAGAAAG ACACCATGGATTTCTCCAGTATGACCCTCACTCAGATCAAGAGGCAGGAGATGGACTCTCAG gtTTCGGTTCTAGAGCTGGAGACAAAGCTGCAGAAGGAGCGAGAGCGTCTAGGAGAGCTAAGGAAGAAGCACTACGAGCTGGCCGGGGTGGCCGAGGGCTGGGGGGAGGAGGGCGAAG GTACAGGTTGA